The Streptomyces cyaneogriseus subsp. noncyanogenus region GCGAGGTCCAGCTCCCGGGCCAGCTCCTCGGCGCGCTCGGCGGCCCGCGCCCTGGGCAGACGGTAGAGCCGCCCCTGGGTGACCAGCTCCTCCCGCACGGTGATCTGCGGGTCGACCCCGCCCGACTGCGCGACGTAACCGCACGCCCGGCGCACTCCGGCGGGGTCGGTCGCCAGGTCGTGCCCGGCCACCGTGGCGGTGCCGCCGGTCGGCGCGAGCAGCGTCGTCAGCATCCGCAGGGTGGTGGTCTTGCCGGCGCCGTTCGGGCCCAGGAAGCCGAGGATCTCCCCTTCGCGGACGGTGAGGTCGATACCGCGCACGGCCTGCACCGGGCCGCGTTTCGTCCGGAAGGTGCGGGCCAGACCGGTCGTGGTGATGAGTGCCATGCCCCCTACAAAAACAGAGCGACTTAAAAATTGCAATGACCCCAAGTTTTCATCGGCACCAGCGAAGCTAGGATGCGGCCATGGCCGAGGGACTCAGGGAACGGAAGAAGCGGCAGACCAGGCAGTACATCTCGGATGTCGCCACGGGTCTGTTCCTGGCGCGCGGCTTCGACGCCGTCACCGTGGCGGAGGTCGCGGAGGCCGCGAACGTCTCCGTGAACACGGTCTACAACTACTTCCCGGCCAAGGAGGACCTCTTCCTCGACCGCTCCAAGGGTGTGATCGACCGGCTCTCGCGCTGGGTGCGCGGCCGGGGTGAGGGCGAGTCCGCCGCCCGGGCGGTCCTGCGCGAGCTGCGCGAGGAGGTCGAGTCGGTCTCGCCCCGGATGGGCCTGATGGACGGGTACGAGTCGTTCATGAGGGTCATTCAGGACTCGCCCGCGCTGCGCTCCCGCATGTGGGCGATCGGCCAGGAGGTCCTGCTGAACCTGGAGGGCACCCTGAGGGAGGAGACCGGCGCCGGCGCCGACGACCCGATGCCCGCCCTGATGGCCGGTCAGATCAACTGGCTGCACTCGACCCTGCTGGCCACCATCGGACAGCGCATGATCGAGGGCGGCAGGCCCGTCGAGGTCTCCCGCGAGGCGCTCGTGCTCCTCGACGAGATGGAGGGGCTGCTGAGCGACAAGGTGCTCAACTACGCCGTCCGGGGCGCGCCGTGACCCTCCCTGGTGTGATGTCCGTCATGTGAGACGTGACGCGCGTTACTAACCGGTCACACAGCCCCTCACGACCGCTAGTGTCCGCCCGAGAGAACCAAGGACAGCGCGTACCAGGGGAGTCGCACAGTGGCACGGAAGCTCGCCGTCATCGGAGCCGGCCTCATGGGGTCCGGCATCGCCCAGGTCTCCGCGCAGGCCGGCTGGGACGTCGTCCTGCGCGACGTCACCGACGCGGCGCTCACCCGCGGCACCGACGGGATCAAGGCGTCGTTCGAGAAGTTCGTCGCCAAGGGCAAGCTGGCGGCCGGGGACGCCGAGGCGGCCCTCGCCCGCATCACCCCCACCACCGACCTCGACGCCGCCGCCGACGCGGACGTCGTCGTCGAGGCCGTCTTCGAGAAGCTGGACGTCAAGCACGAGATCTTCCGCGCGCTCGACAAGCTGGTGAAGGACGAGGCGATCCTCGCCTCCAACACCTCCGCCATCCCGATCACCAAGATCGCGGCCGTGACGGAGCGGCCCGAACGGGTCGTCGGTACCCACTTCTTCTCGCCGGTGCCCATGATGCAGCTCTGCGAGCTGGTGCGGGGCTACAAGACCAGCGACGAAACGCTCGCCATCGCCCGCGAGTTCGCCGAGTCCGTCGGCAAGACCTGCATCGTCGTCAACCGCGATGTGGCCGGCTTCGTGACGACCCGGCTGATCTGCGCCCTCGTCATGGAGGCCGCCAAGCTCTACGAGTCGGGCGTCGCCACCGCCGAGGACATCGACCTCGCCTGCAAGCTGGGCTTCGGCCACGCCATGGGACCGCTGGCCACCGCCGACCTGACGGGCGTGGACATCCTGCTGCACGCCACGAGCAACATCTACACCGAGTCCCAGGACGAGAAGTTCGCCGCCCCCGAGTTGATGCGCCGGATGGTGGACGCCGGTGACATCGGCCGCAAGAGCGGGCAGGGCTTCTACACACACTGACACCGCGATCACTCCGGAAAACGTCACACGCCGGAGTGAATTCGGTATCGGTTCGCTCACGGATGGCAACCAACGACCGGTTAACGCAGTCAGAAGTTGCACACCCTTTTTCACCCATCACGGAGCAGGACACCGCACTCACGACTCACGCACACGGGGAGCGCATATGCACATCAGGGGCGACCACGCCGAGCTGGTCGTCGGGGGCCGCCTCGACGTCCGCAGCGCGGCGGACGCCCGTACGGTCCTGCACTCGGCCGTCGACGACGGAGCCGGCGATCTGGTGCTCGACCTGTCCGAGCTGGACTCCTGGGACGCCACGGGACTCGGCGTGATCATGGGGGCCCACCGGCGGGCCGGCCGCTGCGGCCGGCGGCTGGTGCTGCGCGGCGTACCGCCGCAGATGCAGCGCCTGCTGGTGGCCACCCGGCTGCACCGCATCCTGGCCATCGAGGGCGGCATCGGAGTGGAGACCCTGCCCCGGGTGTGACCCCCGTGCCCGGAGCAGCGCCCGGCGGCCACCGGGGCGGGACGGACCGGGACACTCCGCGGCGGCATCGCCCGACGCGCGCAATCCTCACGAGACTGTGACGTCTCGGGCGGCGTGGCACCCCGGACTGTCGGAGATACTGAGCAAAGGTTTAGGGTTCGGCTGCCCGCTGCCTCGAAACCCTCTAGCGGGCCCGGACCAGAAGCGACAGAGCGGTGTGCGGCAAGGCCGGGAGGGGCTTGTTGGACACACGACGCTTTTGGGGGCTTGAACCTATGGACCCGAACACCCGGGGGCCCGAGGACCATGGCCACGACGACGGAAGCACCGCCCGGTCGAGCGGATTCGACACCGGGGGCGGCGACGCGCCGCGTCAGCGCCCGCCCAGGGAGTCCCTCATGTCCGACTTCGGGCAGCACGCGCCCGCGCTCGCCCGCACGGTGCAGCTCGTCTCCGGCGAGTACCTGCTCACCGTCAACCCGGTCGACGGCAGCGAGATCGAGCTGTGCCCGCCCGGGGAGCGCCCCGCCTCCCCCGAGAAGTTCACCACCGCCGAACGGGCGGAGGCCGACCGCGCGTCCAAGCCGCCCGTCCCGGCCGGCCCGTCGCGGCCCGCGCTGCCGCTGGTGGCCCGTCAGGACGAGCGCGA contains the following coding sequences:
- a CDS encoding STAS domain-containing protein → MHIRGDHAELVVGGRLDVRSAADARTVLHSAVDDGAGDLVLDLSELDSWDATGLGVIMGAHRRAGRCGRRLVLRGVPPQMQRLLVATRLHRILAIEGGIGVETLPRV
- a CDS encoding TetR/AcrR family transcriptional regulator, coding for MAEGLRERKKRQTRQYISDVATGLFLARGFDAVTVAEVAEAANVSVNTVYNYFPAKEDLFLDRSKGVIDRLSRWVRGRGEGESAARAVLRELREEVESVSPRMGLMDGYESFMRVIQDSPALRSRMWAIGQEVLLNLEGTLREETGAGADDPMPALMAGQINWLHSTLLATIGQRMIEGGRPVEVSREALVLLDEMEGLLSDKVLNYAVRGAP
- a CDS encoding 3-hydroxyacyl-CoA dehydrogenase family protein, with product MARKLAVIGAGLMGSGIAQVSAQAGWDVVLRDVTDAALTRGTDGIKASFEKFVAKGKLAAGDAEAALARITPTTDLDAAADADVVVEAVFEKLDVKHEIFRALDKLVKDEAILASNTSAIPITKIAAVTERPERVVGTHFFSPVPMMQLCELVRGYKTSDETLAIAREFAESVGKTCIVVNRDVAGFVTTRLICALVMEAAKLYESGVATAEDIDLACKLGFGHAMGPLATADLTGVDILLHATSNIYTESQDEKFAAPELMRRMVDAGDIGRKSGQGFYTH